The Daucus carota subsp. sativus chromosome 7, DH1 v3.0, whole genome shotgun sequence genome window below encodes:
- the LOC108193856 gene encoding FBD-associated F-box protein At4g10400-like isoform X2, whose product MGSGEKKKARTRAFPQQLGDEDRLSRLPDELIHKILSFVDAKQAVETCTLSRRWQLLWTTLPFLQIGPYQISESKYVANFIRRIFSDRNPQSNISDLKFRVYNATCSWNFFEEFAHYAISHNAQSLYLELLRDHIPFKLSTFSSVSLNKLTLKVSLETCELQSDFWDLPALTTLRLKYVRSYEDKQRNSWLKDSLFTCLPALTTLCLEGWDLSGSSSFSLPALTTLRLCHCMLPKVWDLPALLSLQLDNIYVSAKVSDIISALVNLKNLTLFLTLNQGNCFISCPPQLLNLSIRARLKHSPSINIVVSAPKLCNFNSFGIFTVITGVPELENVNISLQGWFQNVILTQRKQFYWQLTNMLLGLCNAKHLTFDLESIEVLSKISNILASLPSPFSKLEYVKLPRGFEESNISGALRSYLLGGSPNATFVTKLPQKGQTKIK is encoded by the exons ATGGGGTCTGGAGAGAAGAAGAAAGCAAGAACAAGAGCATTTCCTCAACAACTCGGAGACGAAGACAGACTCAGCAGATTGCCTGATGAACTCATTCACAAAATCCTCTCATTTGTAGATGCAAAACAGGCTGTCGAAACCTGCACTCTCTCGAGACGATGGCAGCTTCTATGGACCACTCTCCCTTTTCTCCAAATCGGTCCGTATCAAATCTCTGAATCTAAATATGTTGCTAATTTCATCCGTCGTATTTTTTCTGATCGAAACCCTCAATCCAATATTTCTGATTTGAAGTTTCGTGTTTACAATGCGACGTGTTCCTGGAATTTTTTTGAAGAGTTTGCACACTATGCAATTTCCCATAATGCGCAATCATTATATCTTGAACTATTACGTGATCATATACCTTTTAAGTTGTCCACTTTCAGCTCTGTGTCGTTAAACAAACTTACATTAAAAGTGAGTCTCGAAACATGTGAACTGCAATCGGATTTTTGGGATTTACCTGCCTTAACAACTCTCCGCCTCAAGTATGTGCGTTCTTACGAAGATAAACAGAGAAATTCATGGCTGAAGGATTCATTGTTCACATGCTTGCCTGCCCTAACAACTCTGTGTCTTGAGGGTTGGGATTTATCGGGCTCATCTTCTTTCAGTTTGCCAGCTTTAACAACACTCCGTCTGTGTCACTGTATGTTGCCCAAAGTTTGGGACTTACCGGCTTTATTAAGTCTACAACtggataatatatatgtttctgCCAAAGTGAGTGACATAATTTCTGCACTTGTCAATCTAAAAAATCTTACATTATTTCTAACACTTAACCAGGGAAATTGTTTCATTTCTTGTCCTCCTCAATTGTTGAACCTGAGTATCAGAGCCCGCCTCAAGCATTCTCCTTCTATCAATATTGTGGTTTCAGCACCAAAACTCTGCAACTTCAATTCTTTTGGTATCTTTACGGTCATAACTGGAGTTCCCGAGTTAGAGAATGTTAATATAAGTTTACAGGGTTGGTTTCAAAACGTGATATTGACACAAAGGAAACAATTTTATTGGCAGTTAACAAATATGCTTCTAGGACTTTGTAATGCGAAGCATCTCACTTTTGACTTGGAGAGCATTGAG GTGCTCAGTAAGATTTCCAACATTCTTGCTAGTTTACCTTCCCCATTCAGTAAGTTGGAGTATGTGAAGTTACCAAGGGGATTCGAAGAGTCAAATATATCTGGTGCTCTTAGAAGCTATTTACTTGGCGGCTCTCCCAATGCCACCTTCGTCACAAAACTGCCCCAG AAGGGACAGACAAAGATCAAGTGA
- the LOC108193856 gene encoding FBD-associated F-box protein At4g10400-like isoform X1: MGSGEKKKARTRAFPQQLGDEDRLSRLPDELIHKILSFVDAKQAVETCTLSRRWQLLWTTLPFLQIGPYQISESKYVANFIRRIFSDRNPQSNISDLKFRVYNATCSWNFFEEFAHYAISHNAQSLYLELLRDHIPFKLSTFSSVSLNKLTLKVSLETCELQSDFWDLPALTTLRLKYVRSYEDKQRNSWLKDSLFTCLPALTTLCLEGWDLSGSSSFSLPALTTLRLCHCMLPKVWDLPALLSLQLDNIYVSAKVSDIISALVNLKNLTLFLTLNQGNCFISCPPQLLNLSIRARLKHSPSINIVVSAPKLCNFNSFGIFTVITGVPELENVNISLQGWFQNVILTQRKQFYWQLTNMLLGLCNAKHLTFDLESIEVLSKISNILASLPSPFSKLEYVKLPRGFEESNISGALRSYLLGGSPNATFVTKLPQKKIVEDSMVDANRVCHTDAM, encoded by the exons ATGGGGTCTGGAGAGAAGAAGAAAGCAAGAACAAGAGCATTTCCTCAACAACTCGGAGACGAAGACAGACTCAGCAGATTGCCTGATGAACTCATTCACAAAATCCTCTCATTTGTAGATGCAAAACAGGCTGTCGAAACCTGCACTCTCTCGAGACGATGGCAGCTTCTATGGACCACTCTCCCTTTTCTCCAAATCGGTCCGTATCAAATCTCTGAATCTAAATATGTTGCTAATTTCATCCGTCGTATTTTTTCTGATCGAAACCCTCAATCCAATATTTCTGATTTGAAGTTTCGTGTTTACAATGCGACGTGTTCCTGGAATTTTTTTGAAGAGTTTGCACACTATGCAATTTCCCATAATGCGCAATCATTATATCTTGAACTATTACGTGATCATATACCTTTTAAGTTGTCCACTTTCAGCTCTGTGTCGTTAAACAAACTTACATTAAAAGTGAGTCTCGAAACATGTGAACTGCAATCGGATTTTTGGGATTTACCTGCCTTAACAACTCTCCGCCTCAAGTATGTGCGTTCTTACGAAGATAAACAGAGAAATTCATGGCTGAAGGATTCATTGTTCACATGCTTGCCTGCCCTAACAACTCTGTGTCTTGAGGGTTGGGATTTATCGGGCTCATCTTCTTTCAGTTTGCCAGCTTTAACAACACTCCGTCTGTGTCACTGTATGTTGCCCAAAGTTTGGGACTTACCGGCTTTATTAAGTCTACAACtggataatatatatgtttctgCCAAAGTGAGTGACATAATTTCTGCACTTGTCAATCTAAAAAATCTTACATTATTTCTAACACTTAACCAGGGAAATTGTTTCATTTCTTGTCCTCCTCAATTGTTGAACCTGAGTATCAGAGCCCGCCTCAAGCATTCTCCTTCTATCAATATTGTGGTTTCAGCACCAAAACTCTGCAACTTCAATTCTTTTGGTATCTTTACGGTCATAACTGGAGTTCCCGAGTTAGAGAATGTTAATATAAGTTTACAGGGTTGGTTTCAAAACGTGATATTGACACAAAGGAAACAATTTTATTGGCAGTTAACAAATATGCTTCTAGGACTTTGTAATGCGAAGCATCTCACTTTTGACTTGGAGAGCATTGAG GTGCTCAGTAAGATTTCCAACATTCTTGCTAGTTTACCTTCCCCATTCAGTAAGTTGGAGTATGTGAAGTTACCAAGGGGATTCGAAGAGTCAAATATATCTGGTGCTCTTAGAAGCTATTTACTTGGCGGCTCTCCCAATGCCACCTTCGTCACAAAACTGCCCCAG AAAAAAATTGTGGAAGATTCCATGGTAGATGCTAACAGGGTTTGTCATACTGACGCTATGTAG
- the LOC108195611 gene encoding gibberellin 3-beta-dioxygenase 1 yields MLTEESYQTQYLDLNSIKELPESHTWTSLQDDCTDCLSNESESLPIIDLNDPDVLALVRHACETWGVLQVKNHGVSLRLLEDMEAATTKLFSLPIEQKLKVSLSSSNDISGYRLPKISPFFPKLMWREGFTIFGSPVEHAVKLWPQDYKPFCDLVEEYGKEMKNLAGKLMWLMLRSLGITEEDINWSSLGGAAIQLNSYPVCPDPDRAMGLAEHTDSSLLTILYQNNTTGLQIFREGTGWLTVQPHTGVLVVNIGDLMHILSNGLYPSVLHRALVNRKQQRISVAYIYGPPANVLISPLPKLVDHYHLCLFRPITWTEYLELKSKHFTNTLSLIQISGSPNVVS; encoded by the exons ATGCTTACTGAAGAATCCTACCAAACTCAATACCTGGATCTCAACTCAATAAAAGAGCTACCAGAGTCTCATACATGGACATCACTGCAAGATGACTGCACTGATTGCCTCTCAAATGAATCAGAGTCTTTGCCGATCATTGATCTGAATGATCCAGATGTACTAGCCCTCGTGAGGCATGCATGCGAAACATGGGGCGTTTTACAAGTTAAAAATCACGGTGTCTCTTTAAGGCTTCTTGAAGATATGGAGGCTGCTACAACCAAGCTTTTCTCCTTGCCAATTGAACAGAAGCTTAAGGTCTCTCTTTCGTCGAGTAATGATATTTCTGGCTACCGCTTGCCTAAAATCTCTCCGTTCTTTCCTAAACTCATGTGGCGTGAGGGGTTTACCATATTTGGATCACCTGTTGAACATGCTGTCAAACTTTGGCCTCAAGACTACAAACCATTCTG TGACTTGGTCGAAGAATATGGGAAAGAAATGAAGAACTTAGCTGGAAAGCTTATGTGGCTAATGCTCAGGTCATTAGGCATAACAGAGGAAGACATTAACTGGTCTAGTCTAGGAGGAGCTGCCATACAGTTAAACTCCTACCCTGTCTGTCCCGATCCAGACCGTGCCATGGGACTAGCTGAACATACTGATTCCAGCCTTTTAACCATTCTCTATCAGAACAATACAACAGGCTTGCAAATATTCAGGGAAGGAACTGGCTGGCTCACAGTCCAGCCACACACGGGGGTTTTAGTCGTAAACATAGGTGATCTAATGCACATACTCTCGAATGGATTGTACCCCAGTGTTCTTCATCGAGCCCTTGTGAATAGGAAGCAACAGCGGATTTCTGTAGCTTACATATACGGGCCTCCTGCTAATGTTCTTATCTCACCGCTTCCTAAATTAGTAGATCACTATCACCTCTGCCTGTTTAGGCCTATCACTTGGACCGAGTACTTGGAACTGAAAAGTAAACATTTCACGAACACACTCTCACTGATTCAAATCTCAGGTTCTCCAAATGTAGTATCATGA
- the LOC108193701 gene encoding putative FBD-associated F-box protein At5g53640: MGSRAKKKARTLPQHLGDEDRISRLPDELIHKILSFVDAKQAVETGTLSRRWRFLWTTLPFLSFGPYENSEPKNVGKLIRHVLSKRNHQSHVSDLKFCVYEKGCSEKLFEYFVDYASFHGVQSLYLELSPDYKPFKLSTFNSMSLNKLTLNVRLEECELQSGVWDLPALTSLDLKHVCGYEDLYRSNSWLKDSLFTCLPALTTLSLDDWNLSQLSSFSLPGLTSLCLSRCSLPKVWDFPNLLSLQLDGERVGSNMSDNLSALVNLKNLTLSLTSNYQETFISCPPQLLNLSIKASLWSYTCNVVVSAPKLCNFTAFGILTVTVGVPELENVNISLQGWFGNMELTRRKQFYRRLTVMLSGLGNAKNLTFDLESIEALNKISKVLVSLPSPFGKLKYVKLPRGFEESSVSSALRTYLLGGSPNATFVTILPQNNGVEDPVVDANRVSHTDPSVEGTGKDQACSSRGERDSGLWRSHEVNFEFLGLLDRIMHKYPKTFEHFTTKNKKLCTMNLNMLCNSLNDFFKISVANVDSEMIREYREVFSYLHTQGINLSWMLDRLNYLEHLRFSKPLLSELHSIDCQIDDTKTKLQELQSLRVEKLSEIEKAFGTRGTNLAAGFAGDDLLASP; the protein is encoded by the exons ATGGGGTCTCGAGCGAAGAAGAAAGCAAGAACACTTCCTCAACATCTCGGAGACGAAGACAGAATCAGCAGATTGCCTGATGAACTCATTCACAAAATCCTCTCATTTGTAGATGCTAAACAGGCTGTCGAAACCGGCACTCTCTCGAGACGATGGCGGTTTCTATGGACCACTCTCCCTTTTCTCAGTTTCGGTCCGTATGAAAACTCTGAACCTAAAAATGTTGGTAAGTTGATCCGTCATGTTTTGTCTAAACGAAACCATCAATCCCATGTTTCTGACTTGAAGTTTTGTGTTTACGAGAAGGGGTGTTCTGagaaattatttgaatattttgtgGATTATGCAAGCTTCCATGGTGTGCAATCCTTATATCTTGAACTATCACCTGATTATAAACCATTTAAGTTGTCCACTTTTAACTCCATGTCGTTAAACAAACTAACTTTAAATGTGAGACTCGAAGAATGTGAACTGCAATCGGGTGTCTGGGATTTACCTGCCTTAACAAGTCTAGACCTCAAGCATGTGTGTGGTTATGAAGATTTGTATAGGTCGAATTCATGGCTGAAGGATTCATTGTTCACATGCTTGCCTGCCCTAACAACTCTGAGTCTTGATGATTGGAACTTATCGCAGTTATCTTCTTTCAGTTTGCCAGGTTTAACATCCCTCTGTCTGTCTCGCTGTAGTTTGCCCAAAGTTTGGGACTTCCCGAACTTATTAAGTCTACAACTGGATGGTGAACGTGTTGGAAGTAATATGAGTGACAACCTTTCTGCACTTGTCAATTTGAAAAATCTCACATTATCTCTAACATCGAACTACCAAGAGACTTTCATATCTTGTCCTCCTCAATTGTTGAATCTGAGTATCAAAGCCAGCTTGTGGAGCTACACTTGTAACGTTGTGGTGTCAGCACCAAAACTCTGCAACTTCACCGCTTTTGGTATCCTTACGGTCACAGTTGGAGTTCCCGAGTTGGAGAATGTTAATATAAGTTTACAGGGTTGGTTTGGAAACATGGAATTGACAAGGAGGAAACAATTTTATCGGCGGTTAACAGTTATGCTTTCAGGACTTGGTAATGCCAAGAATCTCACGTTTGACTTGGAGAGCATTGag GCACTCAATAAGATTTCCAAAGTTCTTGTGAGTTTACCTTCTCCATTCGGTAAGTTGAAGTATGTGAAGTTACCAAGGGGATTCGAAGAATCAAGTGTATCCAGTGCTCTTAGAACCTATTTACTTGGCGGCTCTCCTAATGCCACCTTCGTCACAATACTGCCCCAG AATAATGGTGTGGAAGATCCTGTGGTAGACGCTAACAGGGTTAGTCATACTGACCCTTCCGTAGAAGGGACAGGCAAAGATCAGGCGTGCTCTTCAAGAGGGGAAAGAGATTCCGGATTATGGCGGAGCCACGAGGTCAATTTTGAGTTTTTAGGCCTGCTTGATCGCATTATGCATAAGTACCCGAAAACCTTTGAGCACTTCACCACAAAAAACAAGAAGTTATGTACAATGAATCTGAATATGTTGTGCAACTCTCTAAAcgactttttcaaaatatctgtGGCTAATGTTGATTCTGAGATGATACGGGAGTACAGGGAAGTATTTTCTTACTTACACACTCAGGGAATTAACCTAAGTTGGATGTTGGACCGCCTGAACTATTTAGAACATCTCCGATTTTCCAAGCCCCTACTTAGTGAGCTTCACTCAATTGATTGTCAAATTGACGATACTAAAACTAAACTACAAGAGTTGCAGTCTCTCCGCGTGGAGAAGTTGTCAGAAATTGAGAAAGCTTTTGGAACTAGGGGTACTAACCTTGCTGCTGGTTTTGCTGGAGATGATCTACTGGCTAGTCCTTAA
- the LOC108194105 gene encoding uncharacterized protein LOC108194105: MSDNLAALVNLKNLTLSLTSKHRETFISCPPQLLNLSIKASFWSYNCISGNVVVSAPKLCNFIAFGIFPVTAGVPELENVNISLQGWFENMLLTSREQFYRRLTIMLLGLGNAKNLTFDLESIEALNKISKVLVSLPSPFGKLKYVKLPRGFEESSMSSALRNYLLGGSPNATFVTELPQINGVEDSVVDANRVSHTDPSIEGTDKDQACSSRGERDSGLWRSHEVNSEFVGLLDRIMHKYPKTFEHFTTKNKKLCTMNLNMLCNSLNDFFKIPVANVDTEMIGEYREVFSYLQFQGINLSWVLDRLNYLEHLRFSKPLISELHSIDCRIDNAKTKLHELQALRVDKLSEIDKAFGTRGTNLAAGFMGDDLLASP, translated from the exons ATGAGTGACAACCTTGCTGCACTTGTCAATTTGAAAAATCTCACATTATCTCTAACATCGAAACACCGAGAGACTTTCATATCTTGTCCTCCTCAATTGTTGAATCTGAGTATCAAAGCCAGCTTCTGGAGCTACAATTGTATTTCTGGTAATGTTGTGGTGTCAGCACCAAAACTCTGCAACTTCATAGCTTTTGGTATCTTTCCGGTCACAGCTGGAGTTCCTGAGTTGGAGAATGTTAATATTAGTTTACAGGGTTGGTTTGAAAACATGCTATTGACAAGTAGGGAACAATTTTATCGGCGGTTAACAATTATGCTTTTAGGACTTGGTAATGCCAAGAATCTCACTTTTGACTTGGAGAGCATTGAg GCACTCAATAAGATTTCCAAAGTTCTTGTGAGTTTACCTTCTCCATTCGGTAAGTTGAAGTATGTGAAGTTACCAAGGGGATTCGAAGAATCAAGTATGTCCAGTGCTCTTAGAAACTATTTACTTGGCGGCTCTCCTAATGCCACCTTCGTCACAGAACTGCCCCAG ATTAATGGTGTGGAAGATTCCGTGGTAGACGCTAACAGGGTTAGTCATACTGACCCTTCCATAGAAGGGACAGACAAAGATCAGGCGTGCTCTTCAAGAGGGGAAAGAGATTCTGGATTATGGCGGAGCCACGAGGTTAATTCTGAGTTTGTAGGCCTGCTTGATCGCATTATGCATAAGTACCCGAAAACCTTTGAGCACTTCACCACAAAAAACAAGAAGTTATGTACAATGAATCTGAACATGTTGTGCAACTCACTGAACGATTTTTTCAAAATACCTGTGGCTAATGTTGATACTGAGATGATAGGGGAGTACAGGGAAGTATTTTCTTACTTACAGTTTCAGGGAATTAACTTAAGTTGGGTGTTGGACCGCCTGAACTATTTAGAACATCTCCGATTTTCCAAGCCCCTAATTAGCGAGCTTCACTCAATTGATTGTCGTATTGACAATGCTAAAACTAAACTACACGAGCTGCAGGCTCTTCGCGTGGATAAGTTGTCAGAAATCGATAAAGCTTTTGGAACTAGGGGTACTAACCTCGCTGCTGGTTTCATGGGAGATGATCTACTGGCAAGTCCGTAA
- the LOC108193584 gene encoding D-glycerate 3-kinase, chloroplastic has protein sequence MTMAMLNFSTQSMKPSFTTNLDDKLFYHHYFNNNTYRNTINYNTFHHHHFSVSVSKSPRFRSSKSSIISQLQTHLSKSGCGCSWIQDKSIADDTDAKMGSRQGPINSAFATSPAQVSSVKDLFEFICSGPLIEKLGLTPDMVAESIDKWLEYGSRISKLFKLNELSLTTPQKARIFHYYIPVFLWCEQQISDHRSKYKDGDDIPPIVIGFSAPQGCGKTTLVYALEYLFKVTKRKAATISIDDFYLTAKNQAKLRESNPENSLLEFRGNAGSHDLSFSIETLTALTKLSKEGMKMKLPRYDKSAYNGRGDRADPSTWPEVEGPLTVILYEGWMLGFKPQPVEVVKAVDPQLETVNKYLELYFDAWYKFINSWIVIKITDPSCVYQWRLQAEIAMRDDGKPGMTDEEVMDFVSRYLPAYKAYLPSLYEEGPSGSDPDHLLVIEIDEGRNPILAG, from the exons atgacgATGGCAATGTTGAATTTCTCAACTCAGTCGATGAAGCCAAGCTTTACAACAAATCTtgatgataaattattttatcatcattattttaataacaaCACTTATAGGAATACCATTAATTATaatacatttcatcatcaccatTTCTCAGTTTCAGTCTCTAAATCACCAAGATTTCGCAGCAGCAAATCTTCGATCATCTCTCAGCTGCAAACCCATCTCTCGAAATCAG GCTGTGGATGTTCATGGATTCAGGACAAGTCTATAGCTGATGATACTGATGCCAAAATGGGAAGCAGACAGGGTCCAATAAATTCTGCTTTCGCAACATCACCTGCGCAAGTTTCTTCAGTGAAGGATCTGTTTGAGTTTATATGCTCAGGCCCCCTAATAGAAAAATTGGGTCTAACACCAGATATGGTTGCCGAGTCTATTGATAAGTGGCTAGAGTATGGCTCACGCATATCCAAACTGTTTAAACTCAATGAACTATCGCTCACAACACCTCAAAAAGCAAGAATTTTCCACTACTATATACCAGTCTTCTTGTGGTGTGAACAGCAAATTTCTGATCATAGGTCCAAATATAAAGATGGCGATGATATCCCTCCTATAGTG ATTGGATTTAGTGCACCCCAAGGTTGTGggaaaactacacttgtttatgCACTTGAATACCTTTTTAAAGTCACAAAGAG GAAGGCTGCAACCATATCGATAGATGATTTCTACTTGACAGCTAAAAATCAG GCTAAGCTAAGAGAGAGCAATCCAGAGAATTCACTTTTAGAG TTTCGTGGAAATGCTGGGAGTCATGATCTTTCATTTTCGATCGAAACATTGACAGCTCTGACAAAACTGAGTAAAGAAG GTATGAAGATGAAACTACCACGGTATGATAAG TCGGCATACAATGGCAGGGGTGACAGAGCTGATCCATCAACATGGCCGGAAGTTGAAGGGCCTCTAACT GTAATTTTGTATGAGGGTTGGATGCTTGGTTTTAAACCTCAGCCTGTTGAAGTTGTTAAAGCTGTTGATCCACAG CTGGAAACAGTTAACAAGTACTTGGAGCTATATTTTGACGCATGGTACAAGTTCATAAATTCATGGATAGTTATTAAGATTACAGACCCAAGTTGTGTGTACCAGTGGCGTTTGCAG GCTGAGATTGCTATGAGGGATGATGGAAAGCCTGGAATGACCGATGAAGAG GTTATGGATTTTGTTTCCCGGTACTTGCCAGCATACAAGGCCTATCTCCCTTCGCTTTACGAAGAAGGTCCAAGTGGGTCAGACCCAGATCATTTACTTGTTATTGAAATCGATGAAGGTCGGAATCCCATTCTTGCAGGTTAG